One Malania oleifera isolate guangnan ecotype guangnan chromosome 9, ASM2987363v1, whole genome shotgun sequence DNA segment encodes these proteins:
- the LOC131163469 gene encoding uncharacterized protein LOC131163469 — protein sequence MLQRAYEKIKLIQERIKAVHSRQKSYVDTHRRALEFDKRDKVFLKIAPMKGIMKFKKKDPSHIISYETLEIGETLSYEEIPIQVLDYKEQELRIKKIPLVKVLWRNHAMEEASGELEEEMRQKYPHLFSGIQQ from the exons ATGCTACAACGGGCTtatgagaaaatcaagcttatccagGAGAGAATTAAGGCAGTTCATAGCcgacagaaaagctatgtagataccCATCGACGAGCGCTAGAATTTGATAAGCGTGATAAAGTGTTCTTGAAAATTGCGCCGATGAAAGGGATAATGAAATTCAAGAAGaaag ATCCGTCTCACATAATAAGTTATGAAACATTGGAGATtggtgagaccttatcttatgaagaaataccaatTCAGGTTTTAGATTATaaagaacaggaattacgtatcaagaaaatcccactagtgAAAGTACTCTGGAGGAACCATGCAATGGAGGAAGCCTCAGGGGAGTTGGAGGAGGAGATGCGTCAGAAGTACCCACACCTATTCAGTGGGATTCAACAGTAG